The following are from one region of the Lentimicrobiaceae bacterium genome:
- a CDS encoding acylphosphatase — MRKHIQIRMKGDVLNKGLRFQALREAHQYNISGWVAELSDSLRIEAEGEEANIEAFVERCRKGLDYKIAITLEVSEKPLIFFDRFLIL; from the coding sequence ATGAGAAAGCATATTCAAATCAGGATGAAAGGCGACGTACTAAATAAGGGACTGCGTTTTCAGGCCCTGCGCGAAGCCCATCAATACAATATCAGTGGCTGGGTAGCCGAATTGAGCGACAGCCTGCGGATTGAAGCCGAAGGCGAAGAAGCAAACATTGAGGCATTTGTGGAACGCTGCAGAAAAGGGCTTGACTATAAAATTGCCATTACCCTTGAAGTTTCTGAAAAACCCCTCATTTTTTTCGACAGATTTCTCATTCTATAA
- a CDS encoding tetratricopeptide repeat protein, with amino-acid sequence MRKYIYYPVQTILCKSFLLFSILFLGNNTSLVSAQKVSESYVNDSLRIMKMSKRFGDLLDNKKHNEARLTIDSILNIANHHSMIKKTGDCYLNYALINRSAGDINSLLDNLKIAIAQYTKAGESLAAAKCYTFMGQTLMAEHRYQEAVEDFKSSFYLREKANDSLGMANNLINLAGMYYQMGQLTEASDDFYRALRIAGNIRNNNLKAICLSNLSNIHTRLKNFDKSHEYLLQAIELYKELKNRKGESNALMNLGISYFENGNLKEAKKYFEKTMVIKTELKNDDPGMIKIYNNLGVIAKHEGDTVKAINYYMKSLRLSRKTGDKQGEATALNNLGSLQLDQANAASLSLLRESLEKSKKAGLKKLILINYGNLRDYFIDKENYKEACSYAMLYQALADSVLNEENAATIIELQTRYDTEMKEKENQILRSKASILKLRNLLLLISVVAIAILAVLFIFLYSLKRKSLEQNLKLRAQEQKLYSLEREKSEKENKHLQEVLFAEEQINKLQKIQLQEKSRELSASAMHIINKNEFLGNIRQLAAKLLNGESANAPQLIKKVIREIDSNINLDEQWEQFKLHFESVHTGFFARLMEHYPALTQNELKLCAYLRMNLTSKEIAQMLNISIESATTKRYRLRKKLMLSSEENLSAFIAEF; translated from the coding sequence ATGAGGAAGTATATTTATTATCCTGTCCAGACCATTCTCTGCAAGTCGTTTTTGTTATTTTCAATTCTTTTTCTTGGCAACAACACCTCTCTGGTATCAGCACAAAAAGTATCTGAAAGCTATGTGAACGATTCGTTAAGAATTATGAAGATGAGCAAACGGTTTGGCGATTTGCTCGATAATAAAAAGCATAACGAAGCACGGTTGACTATTGACTCAATACTAAATATAGCCAACCACCACAGCATGATAAAAAAAACCGGAGACTGTTACCTGAATTACGCATTGATAAATCGTTCAGCGGGCGATATAAACAGCTTGCTCGACAACCTGAAGATCGCGATTGCACAATACACCAAAGCAGGAGAAAGTCTGGCAGCAGCCAAATGTTATACATTTATGGGGCAAACACTTATGGCAGAACACAGATATCAGGAGGCTGTCGAAGATTTCAAATCTTCTTTTTATCTCAGGGAAAAAGCAAATGACAGTTTGGGCATGGCCAATAACCTGATAAACCTTGCAGGCATGTATTACCAGATGGGGCAATTGACCGAAGCCAGTGATGATTTTTACAGAGCACTGCGCATTGCAGGAAATATCCGCAACAATAACCTGAAGGCTATTTGCCTCAGCAATCTGAGCAACATACACACCAGGCTAAAAAATTTCGACAAATCCCATGAGTATCTGTTGCAGGCCATTGAGCTTTACAAAGAACTTAAAAACCGCAAAGGCGAATCCAATGCCCTGATGAACCTGGGCATTTCATATTTCGAAAATGGCAACCTGAAAGAGGCTAAAAAGTATTTTGAGAAAACCATGGTTATAAAAACAGAGCTGAAAAATGACGACCCCGGTATGATAAAAATCTATAACAACCTGGGGGTCATTGCCAAACACGAAGGCGACACAGTAAAGGCCATCAACTATTACATGAAATCGCTCAGGCTTTCAAGAAAGACCGGAGATAAACAGGGGGAAGCTACTGCCCTTAACAACCTGGGCTCACTTCAGCTCGACCAGGCAAATGCCGCATCGCTCAGCCTGCTGCGCGAAAGTCTTGAAAAATCAAAAAAAGCAGGGTTAAAAAAGCTCATATTGATAAATTATGGAAATCTGCGTGACTATTTCATCGATAAAGAAAATTACAAAGAGGCCTGTTCGTACGCCATGTTATACCAGGCACTGGCCGATTCGGTGCTGAACGAAGAAAATGCAGCCACCATTATTGAACTGCAAACCAGATATGACACTGAAATGAAGGAAAAGGAAAATCAGATTTTGCGCAGCAAGGCCAGCATTTTAAAGCTGCGCAATCTCCTGCTGTTGATTTCTGTTGTTGCGATTGCCATTCTGGCTGTATTGTTCATCTTTTTATACAGCCTCAAACGTAAATCGCTTGAACAAAACCTGAAACTTCGTGCACAGGAACAGAAACTATATAGCCTTGAACGCGAAAAAAGCGAAAAAGAAAACAAGCACCTTCAGGAAGTTCTTTTTGCCGAAGAGCAAATTAACAAGCTTCAGAAAATACAACTTCAGGAAAAAAGCAGAGAACTTAGTGCTTCAGCGATGCATATTATCAACAAAAATGAATTCCTGGGCAATATCAGGCAGCTGGCTGCAAAACTACTCAATGGTGAATCGGCCAACGCACCTCAATTGATCAAAAAAGTCATCAGAGAAATAGACAGTAATATCAACCTGGATGAACAATGGGAACAGTTTAAACTTCATTTTGAATCAGTTCATACCGGTTTTTTTGCAAGGCTGATGGAACATTATCCTGCACTCACCCAGAATGAGCTTAAACTTTGCGCCTATCTGCGCATGAATCTGACATCAAAAGAGATAGCCCAGATGCTCAACATAAGTATTGAATCGGCAACCACCAAACGATACCGGCTTCGCAAAAAACTGATGCTCAGCAGCGAAGAAAATCTCTCTGCTTTTATTGCTGAGTTTTAA
- a CDS encoding DUF4268 domain-containing protein: MELGILKTVTPRQKWNNEARDFTPWLANNISELNKALGLELEVENTEVSVGPYSADILAKDTGTDNYVVIENQLEKTNHDHLGKAITYASVLDASMIIWIATEFTEEHKKSLDWLNDHTNDEISFYGVQLELWQIDESKAALRFNVISKPNQAVRQAARSKANEDLSDKRKLQFDFWSKFKEKLAKTKKIPSLQTPRPQYWFDVTLGKSYIHISNTCNTDDNTVGVRIYIGNKIADTMLPFLESKKDEIESSIGQKLMWNPNPDNRDKVIILQHTTDFEDEKKLDESLNWLVDYTLKFRETFSKIIKQAP, encoded by the coding sequence ATGGAATTAGGAATATTAAAAACAGTAACACCAAGACAAAAATGGAATAATGAGGCAAGAGATTTTACACCTTGGCTTGCGAATAACATTTCAGAATTGAACAAAGCTCTTGGACTTGAACTTGAAGTTGAAAATACAGAGGTTAGTGTTGGCCCTTATTCCGCAGATATTTTGGCAAAGGATACTGGCACAGATAATTATGTTGTGATTGAGAATCAATTAGAAAAAACAAATCATGACCATTTAGGTAAAGCAATTACATACGCTTCTGTGTTAGATGCTTCAATGATTATTTGGATAGCTACTGAATTTACAGAAGAACATAAAAAATCATTGGATTGGCTTAATGACCATACAAACGATGAAATTTCATTTTATGGAGTGCAATTAGAATTGTGGCAAATTGACGAAAGCAAAGCTGCTTTGAGATTCAATGTGATTAGTAAACCAAATCAGGCTGTTAGACAAGCAGCAAGGTCGAAAGCAAATGAGGACTTATCTGATAAGCGAAAATTACAATTTGACTTTTGGAGTAAGTTCAAAGAAAAATTAGCGAAGACAAAAAAGATTCCTTCGCTTCAAACTCCAAGACCTCAATATTGGTTTGACGTGACTTTAGGTAAATCATATATTCATATTTCAAATACTTGTAACACTGACGACAATACTGTTGGTGTGCGGATTTATATAGGAAATAAGATTGCAGATACAATGTTGCCATTTTTGGAGAGTAAAAAAGACGAAATAGAATCCTCAATCGGACAAAAACTAATGTGGAATCCAAATCCAGATAATAGAGATAAAGTAATTATCTTGCAACATACGACTGATTTTGAGGATGAAAAGAAACTGGATGAGTCTTTGAATTGGCTTGTTGATTATACCCTAAAATTTAGAGAAACATTTTCAAAGATTATAAAGCAAGCACCATGA